In Salinarimonas sp., a genomic segment contains:
- the dusB gene encoding tRNA dihydrouridine synthase DusB, with amino-acid sequence MSPASISPANAAAWRIGPVPIPRRAVLAPMSGVTDVHLRRIAAGFGAGLVVSEMVASDDFVNGDEETRLRAEGEGVSPHVVQLAGCDARWMAEAARLAEANGAGIVDINMGCPAKRVTGGWAGSALMRDLDHATTLIEATVAAVAVPVTVKMRLGWDEASMNAPELARRAEAAGARAITVHGRTRRQFYKGVADWDAIRPVREATRLPLVANGDVASLDNARACLARSGADAVMVGRAALGRPWLVATIGAALAGLPAEEPAPAEKVAAMRAHYQGLLALYGRAMAVRHARKHLAAFADHARTDGFALPDPLRSRLVTSEDPAEVVRLIEATYAHPLRDAA; translated from the coding sequence ATGAGCCCCGCTTCGATCTCTCCCGCGAATGCCGCCGCCTGGCGTATCGGTCCCGTGCCGATCCCCCGTCGCGCCGTGCTCGCGCCCATGTCCGGTGTCACCGACGTGCACCTGCGCCGGATCGCGGCCGGCTTCGGCGCGGGCCTCGTCGTCTCCGAGATGGTCGCCTCGGACGACTTCGTGAACGGCGACGAGGAGACGCGGCTGCGCGCCGAAGGGGAGGGCGTCTCGCCCCACGTGGTCCAGCTCGCCGGCTGCGACGCGCGCTGGATGGCGGAGGCCGCGCGCCTCGCCGAGGCGAACGGGGCGGGTATCGTCGACATCAACATGGGCTGCCCGGCCAAGCGCGTCACCGGCGGCTGGGCGGGCTCGGCGCTGATGCGCGACCTCGACCACGCGACCACGCTGATCGAGGCCACCGTCGCCGCGGTGGCCGTGCCGGTGACCGTCAAGATGCGGCTCGGCTGGGACGAGGCCTCGATGAACGCCCCGGAGCTCGCCCGCCGGGCGGAGGCCGCGGGCGCGCGGGCGATCACCGTTCACGGCCGCACGCGCCGGCAATTCTACAAGGGCGTCGCCGATTGGGATGCGATCCGGCCCGTGCGCGAGGCGACGCGCCTGCCGCTGGTCGCCAACGGCGACGTCGCGAGCCTGGACAACGCGCGCGCCTGCCTCGCCCGTTCCGGCGCCGACGCCGTGATGGTGGGCCGCGCCGCGCTCGGCCGGCCCTGGCTCGTCGCCACGATCGGCGCGGCCCTCGCGGGCCTGCCCGCGGAGGAGCCCGCGCCGGCGGAGAAGGTCGCCGCCATGCGCGCCCATTACCAGGGGCTCCTCGCCCTCTACGGCCGCGCCATGGCCGTGCGCCACGCCCGCAAGCACCTCGCCGCCTTCGCCGATCACGCCCGCACGGACGGCTTCGCGCTGCCCGATCCGCTCCGGTCCCGTCTCGTCACGAGCGAGGACCCCGCCGAGGTCGTCCGCCTGATCGAGGCCACCTACGCCCATCCCCTCCGAGACGCCGCATGA
- a CDS encoding ATP-binding protein — MRTPTSEAVMNALPLPVLTVGPDQVILAVNAAAEAFLEASQRVLQRQKLSDFIPFGSPVLSLIEEVRRRGVSVSEYRVDIGGPRLGLERIVDVFASPMAEAPEVVVLMIQERTIADKMNRQLTHRTAARSVTALGAMLAHEIKNPLSGIRGAAQLLEQSAADDDRLLTRLICDEADRIVKLVERVELFGDQRPVERAPVNVHSVLDHVKRLAQMSFARHLRIIESYDPSIPHVLANRDQLIQVVLNLVKNAAEAIGPDALEGEIVLSTAFRTGVRLAVPGSAERVSLPIEIAVRDNGPGIPQELVSDLFDPFVTTKANGSGLGLALVAKIVGDHGGIVECDPAPRKTTFRMLLPMHAAEDGRGS, encoded by the coding sequence ATGAGAACCCCCACGTCCGAGGCGGTGATGAACGCCCTGCCGCTGCCGGTCCTCACCGTCGGCCCGGATCAAGTCATCCTCGCCGTCAACGCGGCGGCGGAAGCCTTCCTGGAGGCGAGCCAGCGCGTCCTCCAGCGCCAGAAGCTGAGCGATTTCATCCCCTTCGGGTCGCCGGTCCTGAGCCTGATCGAGGAGGTGCGCCGCCGCGGCGTCTCGGTCAGCGAGTACCGGGTCGACATCGGCGGCCCGCGGCTCGGCCTCGAGCGCATCGTCGACGTGTTCGCCTCGCCGATGGCGGAAGCGCCCGAGGTCGTGGTGCTGATGATCCAGGAGCGCACCATCGCCGACAAGATGAACCGCCAGCTCACCCACCGCACCGCGGCGCGCTCGGTGACCGCGCTCGGCGCCATGCTGGCCCACGAGATCAAGAACCCGCTCTCCGGGATCCGCGGCGCGGCGCAGCTGCTCGAGCAATCCGCCGCCGACGACGACCGGCTGCTCACGCGCCTCATCTGCGACGAGGCGGACCGAATCGTGAAGCTCGTCGAGCGCGTCGAGTTGTTCGGGGACCAGCGCCCCGTCGAGCGTGCGCCGGTCAACGTGCACAGCGTGCTCGACCACGTGAAGCGCCTCGCGCAGATGAGCTTCGCGCGCCATTTGCGGATCATCGAGAGCTACGACCCCTCGATCCCGCATGTGCTCGCCAACCGCGACCAGCTCATCCAGGTGGTGCTCAATCTCGTGAAGAACGCGGCCGAGGCCATCGGCCCGGACGCGCTCGAGGGCGAGATCGTGCTCTCGACCGCCTTCCGCACCGGCGTGCGCCTCGCCGTGCCGGGCTCGGCGGAGCGCGTCTCGCTCCCCATCGAGATCGCGGTGCGCGACAATGGGCCGGGCATTCCCCAGGAGCTCGTCTCCGACCTGTTCGACCCGTTCGTGACCACCAAGGCCAACGGCTCTGGCCTCGGACTTGCATTGGTGGCCAAGATCGTGGGCGACCACGGCGGGATCGTCGAGTGCGATCCCGCGCCGCGCAAGACCACGTTCCGCATGCTCCTGCCGATGCACGCCGCCGAGGACGGGCGCGGCTCGTGA
- the flhB gene encoding flagellar biosynthesis protein FlhB, whose product MADESTEQDDRTEEPTQRKLDQAIEKGEVAKSQEITTLFVLGGFALAAMMTSGFTAERLLEGMTGFFANAHQVSEGAGHLFVMREALVMILIALAAPFGIFLVAGLIGGGIQHRPLWTVEPLTPKLERINPVSGFKRVFGMEALVNFAKGLLKIAIIGALVAAILWAERARIDTLVQMEPSLLFVEVKDLSVKLLGGVLALFFFVAIGDALYQRFSWLKRQRMTRREIKEEFKQTEGSPEVKAKVRQIRIERARRRMMAAVPEATVIVTNPTHYAVALRYERGMPAPVCVAKGVDALALKIREKAREHDVPIVENPPLARALHATVEIDREIPVEHYAAVAEVIGYVLRLKRRRA is encoded by the coding sequence GTGGCCGACGAGAGCACCGAGCAGGACGATCGCACGGAAGAGCCGACCCAGCGAAAGCTGGATCAGGCCATCGAGAAGGGCGAGGTCGCCAAGAGCCAGGAGATCACGACGCTGTTCGTGCTCGGCGGCTTCGCGCTCGCGGCGATGATGACGTCCGGCTTCACCGCCGAGCGCCTGCTCGAGGGCATGACCGGCTTCTTCGCCAACGCGCACCAGGTGAGCGAGGGCGCGGGCCACCTCTTCGTCATGCGCGAGGCCTTGGTGATGATCCTGATCGCGCTCGCGGCGCCCTTCGGCATCTTCCTCGTCGCCGGCCTGATCGGCGGCGGCATCCAGCACCGGCCGCTGTGGACCGTCGAGCCGCTCACCCCGAAGCTCGAGCGCATCAACCCGGTCTCGGGCTTCAAGCGCGTCTTCGGCATGGAGGCGCTCGTCAACTTCGCCAAGGGCCTGCTCAAGATCGCCATCATCGGCGCGCTGGTGGCCGCGATCCTCTGGGCCGAGCGCGCGCGCATCGACACGCTCGTGCAGATGGAGCCCTCGCTGCTGTTCGTCGAGGTCAAGGACCTCTCGGTGAAGCTGCTGGGCGGCGTCCTGGCGCTGTTCTTCTTCGTCGCGATCGGCGACGCGCTCTACCAGCGCTTCTCCTGGCTCAAGCGCCAGCGCATGACGCGGCGGGAGATCAAGGAGGAGTTCAAGCAGACCGAAGGCTCGCCGGAGGTGAAGGCGAAGGTCCGCCAGATCCGCATCGAGCGCGCCCGCCGACGGATGATGGCCGCCGTGCCGGAGGCGACGGTGATCGTCACCAACCCGACGCACTACGCGGTCGCGCTGAGATACGAGCGCGGCATGCCGGCGCCCGTCTGCGTGGCGAAGGGCGTCGACGCCCTCGCCCTCAAGATTCGCGAGAAGGCGCGCGAGCACGACGTTCCCATCGTCGAGAACCCGCCGCTGGCCCGCGCCCTCCACGCGACCGTGGAGATCGACCGTGAAATCCCCGTGGAACATTACGCCGCCGTGGCGGAAGTGATCGGTTACGTCTTGCGGCTCAAGCGCCGTCGGGCATAA
- the fliR gene encoding flagellar biosynthetic protein FliR, with the protein MELLSPETASTFLLAFARVGTLVMLLPGIGEQLISPRVRLAFAVLLTIVVYPAVRPLVASENGLPGAPTVALLLSEILVGLILGLAVRMVIGALQTAGTIIAQQMGLGFAMTVDPTMGGQQTAVGNFLSLLGITLIFATDLHHLAIAAVRASYDMLPPGGLPEAGDVARLGIEAVGRGFALAVQISAPFIVFAILFNLGLGVLSRLMPQLQVFFLALPATILGGFLVLLVVVGVMMSVFLGDLRAFLSLISGL; encoded by the coding sequence ATGGAGCTGCTTTCGCCCGAGACGGCCTCGACCTTCCTCCTCGCCTTCGCGCGGGTGGGCACGCTCGTCATGCTCCTGCCGGGCATCGGCGAGCAGCTGATCTCGCCGCGCGTGCGCCTCGCCTTCGCGGTTCTGCTCACCATCGTGGTCTATCCCGCGGTGAGACCGCTCGTCGCGTCCGAGAACGGCCTGCCGGGCGCCCCCACCGTGGCGCTGCTCCTCTCCGAGATCCTGGTCGGGCTCATTCTCGGGCTCGCGGTGCGCATGGTGATCGGCGCCCTGCAGACGGCCGGCACCATCATCGCCCAGCAGATGGGCCTCGGCTTCGCCATGACCGTCGACCCCACCATGGGCGGCCAGCAGACGGCGGTCGGCAACTTTCTCTCGCTGCTCGGCATCACGCTGATCTTCGCCACCGACCTGCATCACCTCGCCATCGCCGCCGTGCGGGCGAGCTACGACATGCTTCCGCCCGGCGGGCTGCCCGAGGCCGGAGACGTCGCGCGGCTCGGCATCGAGGCCGTGGGCCGCGGATTCGCGCTCGCCGTGCAGATCTCGGCGCCCTTCATCGTCTTCGCCATCCTGTTCAATCTCGGGCTCGGCGTGCTCTCGCGGCTGATGCCGCAGCTGCAGGTCTTCTTCCTGGCGCTGCCGGCGACCATCCTCGGCGGCTTCCTCGTGCTGCTCGTCGTGGTCGGCGTGATGATGAGCGTCTTCCTCGGCGACCTGCGCGCCTTCCTCTCCCTCATCTCCGGCCTCTAG
- a CDS encoding nicotinamide-nucleotide amidohydrolase family protein translates to MRDRATALLDAYKTAGLTIATAESCTGGLIAGLLTDIPGSSSVVERGFVTYSNEAKSECLGVSADTLLAHGAVSEATARAMAEGALAASRADVAVSVTGIAGPGGGSAEKPVGLVHLACARRGGETRHRVVRYGDLGRSMVRLRTVADALDLLEDALPGS, encoded by the coding sequence ATGCGCGATCGCGCCACCGCGCTGCTCGACGCCTACAAGACCGCGGGGCTGACGATCGCGACCGCCGAAAGCTGCACGGGCGGGCTGATCGCAGGGCTGCTCACCGATATCCCGGGCTCGTCCTCGGTGGTGGAGCGCGGCTTCGTGACCTATTCCAACGAGGCGAAGAGCGAATGCCTCGGCGTGTCGGCCGACACCCTCCTCGCGCACGGCGCCGTGAGCGAGGCGACGGCGCGCGCCATGGCCGAGGGTGCGCTCGCGGCCTCGCGCGCCGACGTCGCGGTGTCCGTCACGGGGATCGCCGGACCCGGCGGCGGCTCGGCCGAGAAGCCGGTGGGCCTCGTCCACCTCGCCTGCGCGAGGCGCGGCGGCGAGACGCGTCACCGCGTCGTGCGCTACGGCGACCTCGGCCGCTCCATGGTGCGCCTGCGCACGGTGGCCGATGCGCTCGACCTGCTCGAGGACGCGTTGCCCGGAAGCTGA
- a CDS encoding bifunctional 2-C-methyl-D-erythritol 4-phosphate cytidylyltransferase/2-C-methyl-D-erythritol 2,4-cyclodiphosphate synthase: MSQRPRIAALIVAAGRGSRAGAGDPKQYRLVGGESVLGRVLALFGAHETIDRILTVTHADDSDFYARIVAGLAPAARAKLVAPAQGGATRQISVANGLARLAEVGAPDIVLVHDAARPFLTPALIDRAIAAARETGAAIPGVAVVDTIKRVDESGRVVETPPRASLRAVQTPQAFAFAALRDAHEAARAAGRDDFTDDGALMEWAHHPVHVFDGEPGNLKLTRPEDFAAGTGTESGMITRMGTGFDVHAFTQGDHVWLGGVRIAHERGVLAHSDGDVALHALTDALLGALAEGDIGTHFPPSDPRWKSASSDRFLAFAAERVRARGGVIDLLDVTILAEAPKVGAHREAMREAIARAADVPVSRVSIKATTTEKLGFTGRQEGLAAQAAATIRLPEDAA, translated from the coding sequence GTGTCCCAGAGGCCCCGCATCGCCGCCCTGATCGTCGCCGCGGGTCGCGGCTCGCGCGCCGGAGCGGGCGATCCGAAGCAGTACCGGCTCGTCGGCGGCGAGAGCGTGCTCGGCCGGGTGCTCGCGCTCTTCGGCGCGCATGAGACGATCGACCGCATCCTGACGGTGACGCACGCCGACGATTCGGACTTCTACGCCCGAATCGTCGCCGGGCTCGCTCCCGCGGCGCGGGCGAAGCTCGTCGCGCCGGCGCAGGGCGGCGCGACGCGGCAGATCTCGGTGGCGAACGGCCTCGCCCGCCTGGCCGAGGTCGGGGCGCCGGACATCGTCCTCGTCCACGACGCGGCGCGCCCCTTCCTGACGCCGGCCCTGATCGACCGCGCGATCGCCGCCGCCCGCGAGACCGGCGCGGCGATCCCCGGCGTCGCCGTGGTCGATACGATCAAGCGCGTCGACGAGAGCGGACGCGTCGTCGAGACGCCGCCGCGCGCCAGCCTGCGCGCCGTGCAGACGCCCCAGGCCTTCGCCTTCGCGGCGCTGCGGGACGCGCACGAGGCGGCGCGGGCGGCGGGGCGCGACGACTTCACCGACGACGGCGCGCTGATGGAATGGGCGCACCACCCCGTTCACGTCTTCGACGGCGAGCCGGGCAACCTGAAGCTCACCCGGCCGGAGGATTTCGCCGCCGGGACCGGCACGGAGAGCGGCATGATCACGCGCATGGGCACGGGCTTCGACGTCCACGCCTTCACGCAAGGCGACCACGTCTGGCTGGGCGGCGTGCGCATCGCCCACGAGCGGGGCGTGCTCGCCCATTCGGACGGAGACGTCGCGCTGCACGCCCTGACCGACGCCCTGCTCGGCGCTCTCGCGGAGGGCGACATCGGCACCCATTTCCCGCCCTCCGATCCCCGCTGGAAGAGCGCCTCCTCCGACCGGTTTCTCGCTTTCGCCGCCGAGCGCGTGCGCGCCCGCGGCGGCGTGATCGACCTCCTCGACGTGACGATCCTGGCGGAAGCGCCGAAGGTCGGCGCGCATCGCGAGGCCATGCGCGAGGCGATCGCGCGCGCCGCCGACGTTCCGGTCTCGCGCGTCTCGATCAAGGCCACGACGACGGAGAAGCTCGGCTTCACCGGCCGCCAGGAGGGGCTCGCGGCGCAGGCGGCGGCGACCATACGGCTTCCGGAGGACGCGGCGTGA
- the cckA gene encoding cell cycle histidine kinase CckA: MAQTSDKPLRAVERTDRPGSIWLLVALALVLPAAFFGLSFFTSEQAQPLITALLALLAMAGVFFVTAYAIGALHFAGQGARNDLTKAMADTSSEGLVAVEADGRIAYANEAYLSFAGAGDLSDVRTVERLFVGAPEVSEAIYRLAQAAREERALAEEIRLSPALGGRADYGWYRVRVRPLPRPGGKPAVLWSIADVTHERERHENVFQELQHAIDYLDHAPAGFFSVEPDGSVAYMNATLAAWLDHDLAKVGSGGLALDDMVPGDVATLLASVDGAPGEVRTESFDIDMLRRGGQALPARLYHRVAFGMDGERGASRTLVLNRSAGEESSADAQRAAEVRFARFFNNTPIAIATLGRDGRILRANAPFVRLFGTMPRAEPGGEEPSLLDRVLERDREALAGALDAAGESRAAEPVEITVAGPSERSARIWTSPVSESDGEGEAAIVYALETTEQRQLETQFAQAQKMQAVGQLAGGVAHDFNNVLQAIIGYSDLLLANHRPTDPAFQDIMQIKQNANRAASLVRQLLAFSRRQTLRPEVLDLGETMSDLTMLLKRLLGERVELDLRHGRDLWPIKADVHQLEQVVINLAVNARDAMPDGGRLTIRTANVAAEEAGRLERRGMPAADYVLIEVADTGTGIPPAVIDKIFEPFFTTKEIGKGTGLGLSTVFGIVKQSNGFVYVDSKPGEGASFKVYLPRHVQTSAEVAAERLDVYKRPAADLTGQGVVLLVEDEDPVRAVNARALTARGYTVLEAASGVEALEVIEEAETPVDLVVSDVVMPEMDGPSLLRELRKTRPDLKVVFVSGYAEDAFKKNLPEGEDFAFLPKPFTLKQLVETVKETMAR; the protein is encoded by the coding sequence ATGGCTCAGACGAGCGACAAGCCCCTCCGCGCGGTGGAGCGCACCGACAGGCCGGGGAGCATCTGGCTCCTGGTCGCGCTCGCGCTCGTCCTGCCGGCGGCGTTCTTCGGCCTCTCCTTCTTCACGAGCGAGCAGGCCCAGCCGCTGATCACGGCGCTGCTCGCGCTGCTCGCCATGGCCGGCGTGTTCTTCGTCACCGCCTACGCCATCGGCGCGCTGCACTTCGCGGGGCAGGGCGCGCGCAACGACCTGACCAAGGCCATGGCGGACACCTCCTCGGAGGGCCTCGTCGCCGTGGAGGCCGACGGGCGCATCGCCTACGCCAACGAGGCCTATCTCTCGTTCGCGGGCGCGGGGGACCTCTCGGACGTGCGCACCGTCGAGCGGCTCTTCGTCGGCGCGCCGGAAGTGTCCGAGGCGATCTACCGGCTCGCCCAGGCCGCCCGCGAGGAGCGGGCGCTCGCCGAGGAGATCCGCCTCTCGCCGGCGCTCGGCGGGCGCGCCGATTACGGCTGGTACCGCGTGCGCGTGCGCCCGCTGCCGCGTCCCGGCGGCAAGCCCGCCGTGCTCTGGTCCATCGCCGACGTGACGCACGAGCGCGAGCGCCACGAGAACGTCTTCCAGGAGCTCCAGCACGCCATCGACTACCTGGATCACGCGCCCGCCGGCTTCTTCTCCGTCGAGCCCGACGGCTCCGTCGCCTACATGAACGCGACGCTCGCCGCCTGGCTCGATCACGACCTCGCCAAGGTCGGCTCCGGCGGCCTCGCGCTCGACGACATGGTGCCCGGCGACGTGGCGACGCTGCTCGCGTCCGTCGACGGCGCGCCGGGCGAGGTGCGCACCGAGAGCTTCGACATCGACATGCTGCGGCGCGGCGGGCAGGCGCTGCCGGCGCGCCTCTACCACCGGGTCGCCTTCGGCATGGACGGCGAGCGCGGCGCCTCCCGCACCCTCGTGCTGAACCGCTCCGCCGGCGAGGAGAGCTCGGCCGACGCCCAGCGGGCGGCGGAGGTGCGCTTCGCGCGCTTCTTCAACAATACCCCCATCGCGATCGCGACGCTCGGGCGCGACGGGCGCATCCTGCGCGCCAACGCCCCCTTCGTGCGGCTGTTCGGGACGATGCCCCGCGCCGAGCCCGGGGGCGAGGAGCCGAGCCTGCTCGACCGCGTGCTCGAGCGCGACCGCGAGGCGCTCGCCGGCGCTCTCGACGCGGCCGGCGAATCCCGCGCGGCCGAGCCCGTGGAGATCACGGTCGCCGGTCCGAGCGAGCGGTCCGCCCGGATCTGGACGAGCCCCGTGAGCGAGAGCGACGGGGAGGGCGAGGCGGCGATCGTCTACGCGCTCGAGACCACCGAGCAGCGCCAGCTCGAGACGCAGTTCGCCCAGGCGCAGAAGATGCAGGCCGTGGGCCAGCTCGCCGGCGGCGTCGCGCACGACTTCAACAACGTGCTCCAGGCCATCATCGGCTACTCGGACCTGCTTCTGGCGAACCATCGGCCGACCGATCCCGCCTTCCAGGACATCATGCAGATCAAGCAGAACGCGAACCGGGCCGCGAGCCTGGTGCGGCAGCTGCTCGCCTTCTCGCGGCGCCAGACGCTGCGGCCGGAGGTGCTCGATCTCGGCGAGACCATGTCCGACCTGACGATGCTGCTCAAGCGCCTCTTGGGCGAGCGCGTGGAGCTCGACCTGCGCCACGGGCGCGACCTGTGGCCGATCAAGGCGGACGTGCACCAGCTCGAGCAGGTGGTCATCAACCTCGCCGTCAACGCCCGCGACGCCATGCCCGACGGCGGCCGGCTCACCATCCGCACGGCCAACGTCGCCGCCGAGGAGGCCGGCCGGCTCGAGCGCCGAGGCATGCCGGCGGCGGACTACGTGCTCATCGAGGTCGCCGACACCGGCACCGGCATCCCGCCCGCGGTGATCGACAAGATCTTCGAGCCCTTCTTCACCACCAAGGAGATCGGCAAGGGCACCGGGCTCGGCCTCTCGACCGTGTTCGGCATCGTCAAGCAGTCGAACGGCTTCGTCTACGTCGATTCGAAGCCGGGGGAGGGCGCGTCCTTCAAGGTCTACCTGCCGCGCCACGTGCAGACCTCCGCCGAGGTCGCCGCCGAGCGCCTGGACGTCTACAAGCGCCCCGCCGCCGACCTCACGGGCCAGGGCGTCGTCCTCCTCGTCGAGGACGAGGACCCCGTGCGGGCCGTCAACGCCCGCGCCCTCACCGCCCGCGGCTACACCGTGCTCGAGGCGGCCTCGGGCGTCGAGGCGCTCGAGGTGATCGAGGAGGCGGAGACGCCGGTCGACCTCGTCGTCTCCGACGTGGTGATGCCCGAGATGGACGGGCCCTCGCTCCTGCGCGAATTGCGCAAGACCCGTCCCGACCTCAAGGTCGTGTTCGTCTCCGGCTACGCCGAGGACGCCTTCAAGAAGAACCTGCCCGAGGGCGAGGACTTCGCCTTCCTGCCCAAGCCCTTCACCTTGAAGCAGCTGGTCGAGACGGTGAAGGAGACGATGGCGCGCTGA
- a CDS encoding flagellar biosynthetic protein FliQ, whose amino-acid sequence MTGMAILDIARDGIMTFFKVGAPVMLIALAVGLAISLLQALTQLQEQTLVFVPKIIAVFASLLIMLPLMSDALAGYMTRVAERIVAGG is encoded by the coding sequence ATGACCGGCATGGCCATCCTCGACATCGCCCGCGACGGCATCATGACCTTCTTCAAGGTGGGGGCGCCGGTGATGCTGATCGCGCTGGCCGTGGGCCTCGCGATCTCGCTGCTGCAGGCGCTCACCCAGCTCCAGGAGCAGACCCTGGTCTTCGTGCCGAAGATCATCGCGGTCTTCGCGTCGCTGCTGATCATGCTCCCCCTGATGAGCGACGCGCTCGCCGGCTACATGACCCGCGTCGCCGAACGCATCGTCGCGGGCGGATGA
- the recA gene encoding recombinase RecA, with amino-acid sequence MAQTSLRLVEGSSMDKDKTKALDAALSQIERAFGKGSIMRMGKNQQPVEIETVSTGSLGLDVALGVGGLPRGRIVEIYGPESSGKTTLALHTIAEAQKKGGVCAFVDAEHALDPVYARKLGVNLDDLLISQPDTGEQALEITDTLVRSGAVDVLVVDSVAALTPRAEIEGEMGEVQPGLQARLMSQALRKLTGSISRSKTMVIFINQIRMKIGVMYGSPETTTGGNALKFYASVRLDIRRTSTLKDRDEAIGNQVRVKVVKNKVAPPFKQVEFDIMYGEGISKVGELLDLGVKGGIVEKSGAWFSYDSQRLGQGRENAKTFLKDNPDVAQRIETAIRQNSGVLADRILDEATPTAEDLDEGEA; translated from the coding sequence ATGGCTCAGACCTCGCTGAGGCTGGTGGAAGGTTCCTCCATGGACAAGGACAAGACGAAGGCGCTCGACGCGGCGCTCTCCCAGATCGAGCGCGCCTTCGGCAAGGGCTCGATCATGCGGATGGGCAAGAACCAGCAGCCCGTCGAGATCGAGACCGTCTCCACGGGCTCGCTCGGGCTCGACGTCGCGCTCGGCGTCGGCGGCCTGCCGCGCGGGCGGATCGTCGAGATCTACGGGCCCGAATCCTCGGGCAAGACGACGCTCGCGCTCCACACGATCGCCGAGGCGCAGAAGAAGGGCGGCGTGTGCGCCTTCGTCGACGCCGAGCACGCGCTCGATCCGGTCTATGCGAGGAAGCTCGGCGTCAATCTCGACGACCTGCTGATCTCCCAGCCGGACACCGGCGAGCAGGCGCTCGAGATCACCGACACGCTGGTGCGCTCCGGCGCGGTGGACGTGCTCGTGGTCGATTCGGTGGCGGCGCTCACGCCGCGCGCGGAGATCGAGGGCGAGATGGGCGAGGTGCAGCCGGGGCTGCAGGCGCGCCTGATGTCGCAGGCCCTGCGCAAGCTCACGGGCTCGATCTCGCGCTCGAAGACCATGGTGATCTTCATCAACCAGATCCGCATGAAGATCGGCGTCATGTACGGCTCGCCCGAGACCACGACGGGCGGCAACGCGCTCAAGTTCTACGCCTCGGTGCGCCTCGACATCCGCCGCACCTCGACGCTCAAGGACCGCGACGAGGCGATCGGCAACCAGGTGCGCGTCAAGGTCGTCAAGAACAAGGTCGCCCCGCCGTTCAAGCAGGTCGAGTTCGACATCATGTACGGCGAGGGGATCTCCAAGGTCGGCGAGCTGCTCGATCTCGGGGTGAAGGGCGGCATCGTCGAGAAGTCCGGCGCCTGGTTCTCCTACGACAGCCAGCGGCTCGGTCAGGGCCGGGAGAACGCCAAGACCTTCCTGAAGGACAATCCCGACGTCGCCCAGCGCATCGAGACCGCCATCCGCCAGAATTCCGGCGTGCTCGCCGATCGCATCCTGGACGAGGCGACGCCGACGGCGGAGGATCTCGACGAGGGCGAGGCCTGA